The genomic segment CTGGGAATTCATGTCTGAAGCCTTGGATTTAATATATCCCGCAAACGATCTGCAGTCAAATTAACACAAGCTACGGCAAGAAACAGGGCAATGCCCGGAAAAACACTCATCCAGTATAATCCTCCCAGCATATACTCGTATCCATTTGCAATCAAAAGCCCCAGTGAAGGTTCAGTTACAGGCAGCCCAATCCCTAAAAAAGAAAGGGTTGCCTCAAGCATAATTGCACTTGCCATGTTAACTGTGAAAAAAACCATCAAAGGAGGCATGCAGTTGGGAAGCAGGTGACGGAAAATAATATGTATTTCCGAAAGAGCCAGGCATCTGGCAGCTTCAATATATTCCTTTTCCCGCTCTGCCCTGGCTGTTCCATGTACTATCCTGGCAAACATAGCCCATTCTTTGAGTACAAGTGCAATAATTACCTTGTCAATACCCCTTCCCATAACAGCTAAGAGAATAAGAGCAATAAGAATAGAAGGAAAAGCAAAATAAAGGTCTGCTGTCCGCATAATCAGGGATTCAGTTCTGCCTTTTAAATAAGCTGCAACAATTCCCAGGAATGTACCTGTAATAAGGGCAAAAAAACTGCTGGCAACTCCGACAAAAAGGCTTATGCGCAGACCGTAAAAAATAGCGCTCATTATATCTCTGCCCTGGTCATCTGTTCCAAGCAGATAAAATACCCCTTTTTCTCCATATGACATGGGAGCAAGACGGCTGTCCATAATGTTAATCTGTTGAAGGTCATAAGGATTTTGAATAGAGATTAAAGGAGCAGCCAGAGCAGCCAGCACTATAATCAAAAAAAAACATAAAGCAGCAGCAGCTCCCGGGCTTTTCATATATTCAAATATCAGGTTTGGAAATTTTTTTTCAAACTCTTCTTTTATCACAATTGTTCCTCTATCCGTATTCTGGGATCAAGTAAAGAATGAATAATATCAGTAATTAGATTGATGAGAACAAAGATAATAACAGTTACTACCAGATAAGCCACAATGACAGGCCGGTCAAGAAGAGTAATGGCATCTATAATCAATTTTCCCATTCCAGGCCATGAAAATACTGTTTCTGTAACAACTGCAAAAGCCAGAAGGGTTCCAAAATGAATGCCTGTTACAGTTACCACAGGAATAAGGATGTTTTTCAGTACATGAACACAGATAAGCCGGAAGGAGCTGATCCCCTTTGATCTGGCAAACTTGATAAAATCAAGAGGCCATACTTCCTGTACACCTGAACGGGTAAGCCTTATAATAAGGGATAAAGGCAGAAGAGACAGGTTAATCACAGGAAGTATAAGATGTTTTATACCGTCAACAGTAAACATACTTAAATCCAGGCCAAAAACATTAACAGTCTGTCCCCGTCCAAAAGTGGGCAGCCATCCCAGATATAAGGAAAAAAAGAGGATCATCATCAGTCCCACCCAGAAAGAGGGCAGGCTGAAACCCATGACAGAGCCGGTCATGATAATCCTGTCAGGCAAAGAACCATATCTTATTCCTGCCCACATTCCCAGGGGTATTCCTGCAAATACCGCAAGAGCCATAGACAGGACAGCCAGTTCAAGGGTGGCTGGAAAACGCTGTAAAATGAGTTTTATTGCCGGGGTATTATGGATAAAGGAATTGCCAATATCTCCTTGCAGCGCACCTTTAAGAAAAGCAAGATACTGGTTCCACAAAGACTGATCAAGACCAAGCTTTTGGATAGAGTGTTCCCGTTCCAGAGGTGTGGCATCAGGAGAAATCAAAAGATTTACTGGATTTCCTATTGCATAAACCCCGGCAAAAACAATCATGGACATTATTAAAATAAGTGCAATGCTATGAATAAGCCGACGGATTAAAAAAATTGTCATAAAAAACGATTTCTTTTTAGCATCTTATTCAGACGGCCTGGCATTCATAGCCAGTGTCTGCTCATCAGCTCTGGGTGTAACTGTAATTCCTTTTTTAGCAGCCATAAGTGAGTACTGGGTATAAAGAGGAATTGGGTTGTAATCATTCATGGCAACAGCCATTGCTTCTTTAAGCAGGATTTCCCTCTGTGCTTCATCAACAGTGGCAGCAGCTTTTTCAGCCAGTATATCAAGTCTGGGATTATAGCATCCTCCATTATAGGTTCCCGTTCCCTTTTGCTTGTCAAAGCTGTGAACAACTGTAAGCAGTCCTTTAGAAGATTCTCCTACCCCTGCATTGCCCCAGCCCAGAAGCCAGAAGCTGTATGCCTGTTTTGGAAAAGGCATTTGAGAAAAAAAGACTGATTTTGGAAGGGTTTCCACCTTCATCTTAATGCCAATACGGCTTAACATCTGGGCAACAGCCTGACAGACTTTGGCATCATTAACATAACGGTTATTGGTACCGTGGATAGTCAGACCAAATCCATCAGGATAGCCAGCTTCTTTAAGAAGTTCAGCAGCTCCCTGAGGATCATATTCTTCTGATTTTATATCAGGATTATAGCTGAACCATCCTTCAGGTATAAGCTGGTTTGCAGGAATAGCCAGCCCCTCCATAACTCCCTGTGTAAGAGCCTTATGGTGAATAGATTTAGCTATGGCTTTACGTACACGGATATCTTTAAGAGGGTTTTTTTCCATAGGATTGCCGTCTTTATCTGTAACAAAAGGGGATTGATCCCTTACAGTATCACATGTCAGAAATATTACCCGGTCAGAGGGATGCTTAAATACTGATACTCCTTTTTTTTCCAGCAGCTTTACACTTGCAGGCGGTACATTATCTATCATATCAATATCTCCGCCCAAAAGAGCGGCTGTTCTTACAGCATCATTGCTTATAATCCTGAAGGTTACATTTTTGTATGCAGGTTTATTTCCCCAATAGTCCTCAAAACGTTCAAGTACAAGACGGTCTCCTGGAATATATTTGACAAATTTATAGGGGCCTGTACCGATGGCTGCTTTTCCTGAAGCAAAATCATTAGAACCAGCATGGGCTGCGTGTTTTTTTGAAACAATGGCAGCATTATGAAGCTGGGACGGCAGCACAGGATTGGGTTTGTCTGTTTTGATAATAATAGTGTGGGGATCTATTATTTCTGTACTGACAATCCCGCTGATACTGTTTGCATAAGAACCTGGATTGTTAGGCAGGGAGGGTATGCGTTCAAAGGAAAATACAACATCTTGAGCAGTAAACTCAGAGCCGTCATGAAATTTGACCCCTTTTCGGAGTTTAAATTCCCAGGTATTGTCATCTATTGCATTCCATGAAACAGCAAGATCAGGTATTCTTCTTCCGTTTTCATCACGGTCTACCAGCCTGCCGAATATATGCTTGGAATAAGCAATATTTGTTGACAAGTATAGAAAATGAGGATCAATGGAAGGTTCAGACTGTGTTCCTATGGTCAAATCCTTACCAGCAGCATTTTGAGACATTATGATTAACACCATGATAAACAAAAAAATCTGATAAAATTGCTTCAGCATTTCTGACTCCTTTCTTTAACGTTAGATATATTTACGAACAAGTAATTATATGAATCAATTATGAGTTTGCCCACAGCCTGTTTTTCATAACAACACCTTCTTTCATAACAAAACAAACATGCTCGGCTCCTTTTTCAAATAAGCTTATATCTTTTAAGGGATTACCGTCAATTACAATCAGGTCTGCCAGCTTTCCAGGTGTAATTGTTCCTGTTTTTGCTTCCAGTCCAAGAATTTCAGCATTGATCCTGGTTGCAGAAACAATTGCCTGCATGGGTGTCATGATCTGGGCTTTTAAAGCAAGTTCACGGCCTTTTAAATGTTGAAACGGGCCGATAATATCTGAGCCTGATCCTATTTTTACACCTGCTTTTTGTGCCAGGGCAACAGCTTTTTGACCATGATGGCGTACAGATTCAAGTTTTTTCAGTACAAAGGGACTCATTCCCTGTTTTTCCCCATTTTCTGCAAGAATATCAAATACTGAAAGCGTGGGAACATAAAACGCGTTGTTCTGCACCATGATCTCAGCAGTTTCAAAATCAATAAGATTACCGTGTTCAATACTGCGTACTCCTGCTTCAAGGCAATTGCGCACAGCTTGTATTCCATATACATGAGCCATAACATATGTTCCGGCAGCCTGGGCAGTTTCCACTGCAGCTTTGAGTTCTTGTACAGTAAACTGCCATTGACCCGGTATGTCAGAAGGTGAAGCAACGCCACCGTCAGCCATGACCTTTATTTGATCAGCACCTTTACGAAGAACCTCGCGGGCAGATCTGCGGACCTGGTCAGGACCGTCACATACTTCTGGAAATATTCCAATGCTGTTTCTTGGATGATGAGCCTGGTCCAGAAAACTCCGTTTATCTCCATGTCCTCCTGTCTGGGTCAGGGGACTGATACTCAGCAGCAGGCGGGGACCCCGGATCAATCCCTGGTCAACAGCCTGCTTAAATCCCAGGTCAAGCCCTCCTGCATCACGCAGGGTGGTAAATCCCAAGTCTATATCTGTTTCCAGATTTTTAACAGTCCTAAGCACATAAACAGCCGGGGCAAGGGCTGCAGTTTTTTTAAAATCAACCTCAATATTGCCTGCATGAACATGAGCATCTATAAGCCCGGGCATAAGGGTTTTGCCTTTAAGATCAATTACCTGGTCTGCTGAATTGCAGAGATTTTTATCACCAGCACTGACTTGTTTACCAGTACTGACTTGTTTAATAGTATCCCCGCACACAAGAACAGAAGCATCTGAAACAGGTTCTTTACCGTTTCCATCAATAAGAAAGGCATTTATAAAACAGGTAATATTGCTCATAATTCAATACTTTCATAAATTGCGTATTTGATTTTAATCATTATAGAAATCTCGCATAATTATAACAAGAATCTATGGAAACACAAGGAGTTTTTTATTATAAATTTTATTGTATTTAAGAATATAAGCAAAATTGCAACTATATATGATTATGCAATAGCAAAATTGCGCAATTACTTTTTCTATAAAAATGCAAATATGATTTTTTTCAGGTTTAATTACCTGGAATTAATTAAGATGAAAAAATATACAGATTAATGGCATATTGTTTGCTTAAACAATCTTACAATAGATTTAAGATATAATTCATTTTAAAACTTATTTATAACCTAACAGGAGAAATATATGAGCCTTGTCTTGCTGGCAAGTAATAAACAGGAATCTTTTTCAGAACTGGCAGAATTCCTGGAAAATAATAATATCAAGATAATCAGGGTTGAATCAGGGGAAAAAGCAATCTCAATGATTAAAGATCAAATCTTTGATCTTATAATTACAGATGAAGAGCTTTCAGATATGAAAGGTCTTGAATTTGCGAGAAATCTGGTTTTAACAAATCCCATGATAAATTGTGCTGCAATCAGTTCTCTTTCATCTGAGGATTTTCATGAAGCAAGCGAGGGACTTGGTATTCTTATGCAGCTCCCTCCAAATCCTGAAAAAAAACATGCCGAAGCGCTGTTAAAACATCTTAACAGTATTTTAAATATGACAGCTAATGTTAAGCCTCAAAAAGACTGATTAAAGCAAGGAGTCTTTTTTATGATTATAAGTATTGCAAGCGGAAAAGGAGGCACAGGAAAAACAACTGTGGCAACCAGTCTGGCACTTTCCCTTCAATCCGGGGTTCAACTTCTGGATTGTGATGTGGAAGAACCTAACTGCCATCTTTTTCTTAATCCTGAATTTGAGAAAAGCCAGACAGTTTTTACCCCTGTACCTGAGATTGACAAGTCTAAATGCAGTTTTTGCCGTAAATGCGTTGATATATGCAGATTCAATGTTATTGCCCTGGCAGGAGAAACAGTTCTTACATTTCCTGAGCTTTGTCATAGCTGCGGGGGCTGTATGGCAGTATGTCCTGAAGATGCCATAACAGAGGTTGGAAGAGAAATCGGTACAGTAGAAAAAGGCCGTGTTAATAATATTGATTTTGTATATGGCCGTCTCAGGGTAGGCGAGGCAATGTCTCCTCCGCTTATTAAAAAAGTCAGGTCATATATCCAGAATGATAAGATCAATATTATTGATGCTCCTCCGGGTACATCATGCCCTGTTATTGCAGCCATGAATCATACGGATTTTGTGCTTCTGGTAACAGAACCTACACCTTTTGGTCTTCATGACCTGAAACTTGCGGTTGAAGCAGTTAAAATTCTCAATATCCCCCACGGTCTGGTTATAAACCGCTCTGATATGGGTGATACAAAGGTAAAAGAATATGCAGAACAAGAAAATATACCCATCCTGCTTAACATACCTTTTGACAGAAAAATAGCTGAAGCATATTCAAAAGGAAGGGCTATTGTTGAGCAAATGCCTGAATGGAAAGATAAATTTTTGAATCTGTATGCCAGGATAAAAAAAATAACAGATCAAGGAGCAGAACAAAGATGAAGGAACTCGTTATTTTAAGCGGCAAAGGAGGCACCGGAAAAACAAGCCTGACTGCAGCTTTTGCATCTTTATCTGAAAACAAGGTTTTATGTGATGCTGATGTGGATGCTGCTGATCTTCATCTTCTTACAAATCCTGATATTCTTGTTAGGACAGACTTCAAAGGCGGAGGCGTTGCAGTCATTAATAAGGATAAATGCACCCAATGCGGAACATGTATTGAGCTTTGCAGATTTGATGCTGTTGATGATGATTTTAATGTAAATGAAATTGAATGCGAAGGATGCGGGGTATGTGTTGACCTCTGTCCTGAGCAGGCAATTGATTTTCCCATAAAAACATGCGGCCAGTGGTTTATTTCCAATACCAGGTTTGGGCCTATGGTACATGCAAGGCTTGGTATTGCAGAAGAAAATTCAGGAAAACTTGTATCACTTGTAAGGCAGGAAGCAAAAAAACTTGCTGAAACCAAAGGTTTTGATCTTATCATAACAGACGGCCCTCCTGGCATAGGATGCCCTGTGATAGCATCCCTTGGGGGAGCAAATGCCCTTGTCATAGTTGCAGAACCAACAGTGTCAGGTCTTCATGATATGGAGAGGGTTGCCCAGCTTGCCCAGCATTTCAAGGTGCCTTGTATGGTATGTATAAACAAGGCTGATCTTAATCCTGAAAAGGCAGATGCTATTGAAAAGATTGCCCGTGAAAAAGGTGTAAAGATTTTAGGCAGAATTCCTTTTGACCCTGATTTTACAAAAGCTATGATCCAGACTGAAAATATTGTTGAATTTAATAAAGATTCAAATACAAGCAGGGTTATCAAGGAGATATGGGATAAGATCATGATGTCGTCTGCAATAAATAATTGAGAAGAATAAGCAGTTTTAAATATGAATATTATTAAAATTAAGGAGAATTTATAACATGAAAAATGGAAGAATAGCAGTGCCGTCAAATGGTACAGGCGGAATGGACGGTCAGAGATCAGGGCATTTTGGTCATTGCGATGTTTTTACGTTTATTGATATTGAAAACGGTGAAATTAAAAATGTTTCAACCCTTCAAAATCAAGAACATGCCCAGGGGGGCTGTATGGTTCCTGTTAATCTGCTTGCATCAAATAATGTTAATGCGCTTATAGTAGGCGGAATAGGCATGAGACCTCTTATGGGGTTTCGTCAGGCAGGAATTGATGTGTATTATGATGCACAGCGTCCTGACATCAGACCTGTAGTTGAAGATCTTCTTGCAGGTAAATTACAGCTTATATCAAATGACCAGGTATGCGGAGGCGGATCCCATTAGTCATCAAGGAGGCAATAAAATGAAGATAGCTGTTACATCCAAAGGCAGAGACCTGGATTCCCAGGTTGATCCAAGGTTTGGC from the Desulfonema limicola genome contains:
- a CDS encoding metal-dependent hydrolase family protein; this encodes MSNITCFINAFLIDGNGKEPVSDASVLVCGDTIKQVSTGKQVSAGDKNLCNSADQVIDLKGKTLMPGLIDAHVHAGNIEVDFKKTAALAPAVYVLRTVKNLETDIDLGFTTLRDAGGLDLGFKQAVDQGLIRGPRLLLSISPLTQTGGHGDKRSFLDQAHHPRNSIGIFPEVCDGPDQVRRSAREVLRKGADQIKVMADGGVASPSDIPGQWQFTVQELKAAVETAQAAGTYVMAHVYGIQAVRNCLEAGVRSIEHGNLIDFETAEIMVQNNAFYVPTLSVFDILAENGEKQGMSPFVLKKLESVRHHGQKAVALAQKAGVKIGSGSDIIGPFQHLKGRELALKAQIMTPMQAIVSATRINAEILGLEAKTGTITPGKLADLIVIDGNPLKDISLFEKGAEHVCFVMKEGVVMKNRLWANS
- a CDS encoding ATP-binding protein, translating into MKELVILSGKGGTGKTSLTAAFASLSENKVLCDADVDAADLHLLTNPDILVRTDFKGGGVAVINKDKCTQCGTCIELCRFDAVDDDFNVNEIECEGCGVCVDLCPEQAIDFPIKTCGQWFISNTRFGPMVHARLGIAEENSGKLVSLVRQEAKKLAETKGFDLIITDGPPGIGCPVIASLGGANALVIVAEPTVSGLHDMERVAQLAQHFKVPCMVCINKADLNPEKADAIEKIAREKGVKILGRIPFDPDFTKAMIQTENIVEFNKDSNTSRVIKEIWDKIMMSSAINN
- a CDS encoding ABC transporter permease gives rise to the protein MTIFLIRRLIHSIALILIMSMIVFAGVYAIGNPVNLLISPDATPLEREHSIQKLGLDQSLWNQYLAFLKGALQGDIGNSFIHNTPAIKLILQRFPATLELAVLSMALAVFAGIPLGMWAGIRYGSLPDRIIMTGSVMGFSLPSFWVGLMMILFFSLYLGWLPTFGRGQTVNVFGLDLSMFTVDGIKHLILPVINLSLLPLSLIIRLTRSGVQEVWPLDFIKFARSKGISSFRLICVHVLKNILIPVVTVTGIHFGTLLAFAVVTETVFSWPGMGKLIIDAITLLDRPVIVAYLVVTVIIFVLINLITDIIHSLLDPRIRIEEQL
- a CDS encoding ABC transporter permease, translating into MIKEEFEKKFPNLIFEYMKSPGAAAALCFFLIIVLAALAAPLISIQNPYDLQQINIMDSRLAPMSYGEKGVFYLLGTDDQGRDIMSAIFYGLRISLFVGVASSFFALITGTFLGIVAAYLKGRTESLIMRTADLYFAFPSILIALILLAVMGRGIDKVIIALVLKEWAMFARIVHGTARAEREKEYIEAARCLALSEIHIIFRHLLPNCMPPLMVFFTVNMASAIMLEATLSFLGIGLPVTEPSLGLLIANGYEYMLGGLYWMSVFPGIALFLAVACVNLTADRLRDILNPRLQT
- a CDS encoding ABC transporter substrate-binding protein — translated: MLKQFYQIFLFIMVLIIMSQNAAGKDLTIGTQSEPSIDPHFLYLSTNIAYSKHIFGRLVDRDENGRRIPDLAVSWNAIDDNTWEFKLRKGVKFHDGSEFTAQDVVFSFERIPSLPNNPGSYANSISGIVSTEIIDPHTIIIKTDKPNPVLPSQLHNAAIVSKKHAAHAGSNDFASGKAAIGTGPYKFVKYIPGDRLVLERFEDYWGNKPAYKNVTFRIISNDAVRTAALLGGDIDMIDNVPPASVKLLEKKGVSVFKHPSDRVIFLTCDTVRDQSPFVTDKDGNPMEKNPLKDIRVRKAIAKSIHHKALTQGVMEGLAIPANQLIPEGWFSYNPDIKSEEYDPQGAAELLKEAGYPDGFGLTIHGTNNRYVNDAKVCQAVAQMLSRIGIKMKVETLPKSVFFSQMPFPKQAYSFWLLGWGNAGVGESSKGLLTVVHSFDKQKGTGTYNGGCYNPRLDILAEKAAATVDEAQREILLKEAMAVAMNDYNPIPLYTQYSLMAAKKGITVTPRADEQTLAMNARPSE
- a CDS encoding ATP-binding protein, whose translation is MIISIASGKGGTGKTTVATSLALSLQSGVQLLDCDVEEPNCHLFLNPEFEKSQTVFTPVPEIDKSKCSFCRKCVDICRFNVIALAGETVLTFPELCHSCGGCMAVCPEDAITEVGREIGTVEKGRVNNIDFVYGRLRVGEAMSPPLIKKVRSYIQNDKINIIDAPPGTSCPVIAAMNHTDFVLLVTEPTPFGLHDLKLAVEAVKILNIPHGLVINRSDMGDTKVKEYAEQENIPILLNIPFDRKIAEAYSKGRAIVEQMPEWKDKFLNLYARIKKITDQGAEQR
- a CDS encoding response regulator, which translates into the protein MSLVLLASNKQESFSELAEFLENNNIKIIRVESGEKAISMIKDQIFDLIITDEELSDMKGLEFARNLVLTNPMINCAAISSLSSEDFHEASEGLGILMQLPPNPEKKHAEALLKHLNSILNMTANVKPQKD
- a CDS encoding NifB/NifX family molybdenum-iron cluster-binding protein — protein: MKNGRIAVPSNGTGGMDGQRSGHFGHCDVFTFIDIENGEIKNVSTLQNQEHAQGGCMVPVNLLASNNVNALIVGGIGMRPLMGFRQAGIDVYYDAQRPDIRPVVEDLLAGKLQLISNDQVCGGGSH